A part of Agrobacterium vitis genomic DNA contains:
- a CDS encoding TetR/AcrR family transcriptional regulator — MAAAVDLLLANGYERTSMDAVAAKAGVSKTTVYAHFSDKLELFHAVMTHAASDFALDLGSVVESRSVADPLEQLTSVLLEVVKAASAPELTAYFRVLIAEIDRRSELQAMSDQVQSDMPDVIRIIASLIVKVAATRGYVVEDPERYATLLVRMTAPGTQFDILVANFRPSDEILAAHIGLIVRIFFDGIGPKDSDNKVVNLPPLYLYPIRR; from the coding sequence ATGGCCGCTGCCGTCGATCTGCTTTTGGCCAATGGATATGAGAGAACCTCTATGGATGCGGTGGCCGCCAAGGCCGGCGTTTCAAAGACGACTGTCTATGCGCATTTTTCCGACAAGCTTGAGTTGTTTCACGCTGTCATGACACATGCCGCTTCCGATTTCGCGCTGGACCTCGGTAGCGTTGTGGAAAGTCGATCCGTCGCAGATCCCCTGGAGCAACTGACAAGCGTGCTGCTTGAGGTCGTCAAGGCCGCATCCGCCCCCGAGCTGACCGCCTATTTCCGGGTTCTCATTGCAGAAATCGACAGACGCAGCGAACTGCAAGCCATGTCGGATCAGGTCCAGTCAGATATGCCTGACGTGATCCGCATCATTGCCTCGCTCATCGTGAAAGTTGCCGCCACGCGCGGCTATGTCGTTGAAGATCCTGAACGCTATGCCACATTGCTGGTGCGCATGACAGCACCGGGAACTCAGTTCGACATCCTCGTCGCAAACTTCCGGCCCTCTGACGAAATACTCGCAGCCCATATCGGCCTCATCGTCCGCATTTTCTTCGATGGCATAGGACCGAAAGACAGCGACAACAAGGTTGTAAACCTACCCCCGCTCTATCTCTATCCAATCAGACGATAA
- a CDS encoding MFS transporter: MLLAISSFGQTYFISISGAHFREAFRLSDGGLGTVYAIGTFLSALTLTWAGRLIDYTTVRAFSWAVAVLLACACGMVSFSPNIYVLLLAFYLLRLGGQGLMVHTALTATARTFPADAGKALGIIALGMSVAQAIFPLAGVMMNDTFGWRASWAINALFVIAGVGVALTVLPRAGDRPLRQRWPKGQASTEPRQTSLLLDRRLLMTLPAVLASPFIVTGFFFHQGRLAEQKHWDIAWLAAGFVVFAIVQAVSVVVIGPIIDRFGTKRILPYFLLPQAIGMLALGLLSLSWVALLYMVLMGISSAFGSTLATALWVELFGATELARVRSAVEAGSVIASGASPVIMGLLIDAGFPLSWQALACCAYTVLASIIAIGVQRVKV; this comes from the coding sequence ATGCTTCTGGCCATTTCCAGCTTCGGCCAAACCTATTTCATTTCGATCTCGGGGGCGCATTTTCGCGAGGCTTTTCGTTTAAGCGACGGCGGCTTGGGGACTGTCTATGCAATAGGCACGTTTTTAAGCGCCCTGACCCTTACCTGGGCCGGACGCCTGATCGACTACACCACGGTAAGAGCGTTCAGTTGGGCTGTGGCCGTTCTGTTGGCTTGCGCATGTGGAATGGTGTCGTTCAGCCCCAATATCTATGTGCTCCTGCTTGCATTCTACCTCTTGCGCCTGGGCGGCCAGGGTCTGATGGTTCATACGGCGCTGACTGCAACGGCCCGCACGTTTCCAGCAGATGCGGGTAAAGCGCTCGGCATTATCGCTCTGGGCATGTCTGTCGCGCAGGCAATTTTTCCGCTGGCCGGAGTGATGATGAACGACACGTTCGGTTGGCGTGCATCCTGGGCTATCAACGCGCTCTTTGTCATCGCCGGTGTCGGCGTAGCGCTCACGGTCTTGCCAAGGGCGGGCGACCGGCCTTTGCGTCAGCGCTGGCCCAAAGGACAGGCCTCAACCGAGCCCCGGCAAACGTCTCTGTTGCTTGACCGACGTCTCCTCATGACCCTGCCAGCCGTTTTGGCAAGCCCCTTCATCGTCACCGGCTTCTTCTTCCATCAAGGCCGCCTGGCCGAGCAGAAGCATTGGGACATCGCATGGCTTGCGGCCGGATTTGTGGTCTTTGCCATTGTACAGGCGGTGTCCGTTGTGGTGATTGGTCCCATCATCGACCGTTTTGGGACGAAGCGAATTCTGCCTTATTTTCTCTTGCCGCAAGCCATTGGAATGCTTGCGCTGGGATTGCTTTCATTGTCGTGGGTTGCGCTGCTCTATATGGTTCTGATGGGCATATCCTCCGCCTTCGGATCAACGCTTGCCACCGCCCTTTGGGTCGAGCTTTTTGGAGCCACTGAATTGGCGCGAGTTCGTTCTGCGGTCGAAGCCGGATCCGTTATAGCAAGCGGTGCTTCACCTGTGATCATGGGATTGCTGATTGATGCCGGCTTTCCGTTGTCTTGGCAGGCGCTGGCGTGCTGTGCATACACAGTGCTCGCCTCCATTATCGCAATCGGCGTGCAGCGTGTGAAAGTCTGA
- a CDS encoding class I SAM-dependent methyltransferase, producing MSSFFTRFISRHIKVGNLIVITCDGQHRRIGDESGKPIVIRFADRATQRYVMFNPELALGEAFMDGKLRIEQGTLYELLELVFQNTGVDRLTGAARFMRRFTRLKRRIQQYNPVGRSKSNVAHHYDLDGSLYRLFLDSDSQYSCAYFEGRGSSLEEAQLAKKRHLAAKLLIEPEHRVLDIGSGWGGLGLYLSEMTQADVTGVTLSEHQHAISNGRAKDIASSRRPRFLLQDYRDIKQQFDRIVSVGMFEHVGIGHFDEFFAKVRALLKPDGVMLLHSIGVFDGPSHTNPWIQKYIFPGGYIPSLSEVLAAIERQGLVVCDIEILRLHYAETLKAWRERFLARREEAVALYDERFARMWEFYLASSETAFRYQGMMVFQIQLARDQSAAPLRRDYIHAAESRLRELEICKPVPLSHVAE from the coding sequence ATGTCTTCGTTTTTCACTCGTTTCATTTCCCGCCACATCAAGGTGGGAAACCTCATTGTCATCACCTGCGACGGTCAACATAGGCGTATCGGAGACGAAAGCGGCAAGCCGATCGTTATCCGTTTCGCAGACCGCGCAACCCAACGCTACGTTATGTTCAATCCAGAACTCGCGCTTGGCGAGGCGTTTATGGATGGCAAGTTGCGCATTGAGCAAGGCACCCTCTATGAACTGCTTGAACTGGTTTTTCAGAACACAGGCGTGGATCGTCTGACGGGCGCCGCCCGATTTATGCGCCGGTTCACGCGCTTGAAACGGCGTATCCAGCAATATAATCCGGTCGGGCGCTCAAAGAGCAATGTGGCGCACCATTACGACCTCGATGGCTCGCTCTATCGGTTATTTCTCGATTCAGACAGTCAGTATTCCTGTGCTTATTTCGAGGGGCGGGGCAGTTCGCTGGAAGAAGCGCAGCTTGCCAAAAAACGGCATCTGGCTGCCAAGCTGCTGATTGAGCCGGAGCATCGTGTTCTTGATATCGGATCAGGATGGGGTGGACTTGGGCTCTATCTGTCGGAGATGACCCAGGCGGACGTCACCGGCGTGACGTTGTCGGAACATCAGCATGCAATTTCGAATGGTCGCGCCAAGGACATTGCATCCTCGCGTCGGCCTCGATTTTTGCTGCAAGACTATCGGGATATCAAGCAACAATTCGACCGGATCGTTTCCGTCGGCATGTTTGAACATGTCGGGATTGGTCATTTCGATGAATTTTTTGCGAAAGTTCGGGCTTTGCTCAAGCCTGACGGGGTGATGCTGTTGCATTCCATCGGCGTGTTCGATGGACCCTCCCATACCAATCCCTGGATACAGAAATACATCTTTCCAGGCGGGTATATTCCATCTCTTTCGGAAGTGCTGGCGGCAATCGAACGGCAGGGGCTGGTGGTCTGCGATATCGAGATATTGCGCCTGCACTATGCCGAGACCTTGAAAGCTTGGCGCGAGCGGTTCCTGGCCCGGCGGGAAGAAGCGGTTGCCCTTTATGATGAGCGGTTCGCCCGCATGTGGGAATTTTATCTGGCGTCATCGGAGACCGCATTTCGGTATCAAGGGATGATGGTTTTTCAAATTCAGCTGGCGCGCGATCAGTCGGCTGCTCCTTTGCGGCGCGATTATATTCATGCCGCTGAAAGCCGCCTGCGGGAGCTGGAGATCTGCAAGCCCGTTCCGTTGAGCCATGTCGCCGAATAG
- a CDS encoding MFS transporter, whose protein sequence is MEQAQISTISPFEGNTLRTYFKSLVGAPRKARMALAGCLILMVISPAGLSAMTPFVIAAFSAETHRAQSDALLIFVALPLLLSPLILPLAGAWVDRWGARAVAIPAVILYAVTTAMIPLVSGTIWILTPMIILAALFGFMSSLAVIFKIITCWFPEHRGIGFALVGVLSSFANALFSPLFQWLIYGATNSDGSASGLHQLGGIGWSGSYFVVAATIAVLGIPSALFLISEPAKPSAAKRLPMPGSHLNLENAAGIPLKAAIKTKTWIFITLFLAITAAGPMTVRQNSVDFFQQRGFDLNDIAFSQSVLFVASVVGLFLGGMILDRSRRPWVIAPLLAMVPIGLTIAYFNHGSVFLLYVAMSSLGFATGAESALGPFLVARYFGPKAFAQIQGLTLAICSLSFGLTPFLTSAMATAAGSYFVPFAILTGLTVVAVALGTLLPNYPPEWPTGAEVSGK, encoded by the coding sequence ATGGAACAGGCGCAGATTTCGACTATTTCACCTTTCGAGGGAAATACATTACGAACATATTTCAAAAGCTTGGTTGGTGCGCCCAGGAAAGCCAGGATGGCTTTGGCGGGATGCCTGATCTTGATGGTTATCAGTCCTGCCGGTCTTTCGGCTATGACACCTTTTGTGATTGCAGCCTTCTCAGCGGAGACCCATCGGGCGCAGTCCGATGCGCTGCTGATTTTTGTGGCGCTGCCCTTGCTGCTTTCCCCGCTGATTCTGCCGCTCGCTGGCGCATGGGTAGACCGCTGGGGGGCAAGAGCCGTTGCTATACCCGCAGTCATTTTATACGCCGTGACAACCGCGATGATCCCATTGGTCAGCGGAACGATCTGGATCTTGACCCCCATGATCATCCTGGCCGCCTTATTCGGCTTCATGTCCAGCCTTGCCGTGATTTTCAAAATCATCACATGCTGGTTTCCAGAGCATCGGGGGATCGGATTTGCACTGGTTGGGGTGCTTTCAAGCTTTGCCAATGCGCTCTTTTCTCCCTTGTTCCAGTGGTTGATTTATGGAGCGACGAACAGTGATGGGTCGGCTTCTGGCCTCCATCAACTGGGCGGCATCGGTTGGAGCGGTTCCTACTTCGTCGTCGCAGCAACCATCGCTGTTCTTGGCATTCCCTCAGCGCTCTTTCTCATCTCTGAACCTGCCAAGCCGTCTGCCGCCAAGCGCCTTCCCATGCCGGGTTCCCACCTGAATTTGGAGAATGCAGCCGGAATACCGCTCAAGGCGGCGATCAAGACCAAGACCTGGATATTCATCACGCTTTTTCTTGCGATCACCGCAGCTGGCCCGATGACTGTCCGACAGAACTCCGTCGATTTCTTCCAGCAACGTGGTTTTGATCTCAACGACATCGCATTTTCGCAATCTGTTTTGTTCGTAGCTTCGGTCGTCGGTCTTTTTCTCGGCGGCATGATCCTCGATCGCAGCCGACGCCCTTGGGTCATCGCACCCCTGCTCGCCATGGTTCCGATTGGCCTAACCATTGCCTATTTCAACCACGGTTCGGTTTTCCTGCTCTATGTGGCAATGAGCTCTCTCGGATTTGCAACGGGTGCGGAGTCTGCGCTTGGCCCCTTCCTGGTTGCCCGTTATTTCGGACCCAAAGCCTTTGCTCAAATTCAAGGTTTGACACTGGCAATCTGCTCACTGTCCTTCGGCTTGACGCCATTCCTTACCAGCGCAATGGCGACTGCGGCTGGAAGCTATTTCGTCCCGTTTGCCATTCTGACCGGACTGACAGTGGTTGCCGTTGCGCTGGGCACCCTTTTACCGAACTACCCACCAGAATGGCCGACCGGGGCAGAAGTCTCTGGAAAGTAA
- a CDS encoding nuclear transport factor 2 family protein: MSDFTIIDGVAHIHEPKLYETWLDREDYIAAVSASPSPEVAAKKRLLVDFQVDLAKMVRAKSVEENVVDIMTKYADNDYVQHDPNANGNGLANLIEYFRKVPVDRGPAPPVVSVVVEGELGCVMMKHPMPDPTAPGQTYDWYILTVFRVRNGKLREHWSAFQKMAATMIPPKPPH, translated from the coding sequence ATGAGCGATTTCACGATCATTGACGGTGTCGCTCATATCCACGAGCCGAAACTTTACGAAACCTGGCTGGACAGGGAGGATTATATTGCGGCCGTGTCGGCATCACCGTCACCGGAAGTTGCCGCAAAAAAGCGACTTCTGGTCGATTTTCAGGTCGACCTTGCCAAGATGGTGCGCGCCAAGTCGGTCGAAGAGAATGTCGTCGATATCATGACGAAATATGCCGACAACGACTATGTTCAGCATGATCCGAATGCGAACGGCAATGGGTTGGCTAACCTGATCGAGTATTTCAGAAAAGTGCCGGTGGATAGAGGTCCGGCGCCTCCGGTGGTCAGCGTCGTTGTCGAGGGGGAGTTGGGATGCGTGATGATGAAACATCCGATGCCGGATCCCACCGCCCCAGGGCAAACCTACGACTGGTATATTCTCACCGTTTTTCGGGTGCGGAATGGAAAGCTGCGTGAGCATTGGAGTGCCTTCCAGAAGATGGCAGCAACCATGATACCGCCAAAGCCGCCACACTAA
- a CDS encoding tetratricopeptide repeat protein, with product MEKDTSATSIICVSSRDAAPNAGTADTELASPTQGQIRKALDQLCNGNTFATAKRSRQLLQYLVEEALAGRASAIGEHAIAQDVFGKDEHFDPRIDTCVRTEAWRLRNRLQSYYENEGRFDAVRVAFMPRSLVPIFSAQPSLPAADIKDFPRRIAIHLDCEPNAGENEQRLARQLPEEIASSFFKLSSIIPVLPGGTSRSELELRCAIRSDAQWIRIVTTMVDLDGLVQGSKTFSFPRNSESPSPTLIANAIGEMVSDSLSRNVAGQASDIPGDSEESRFLDQLLRGSHINRRERLIELRAAVLRYEQIIADDPLDQLSHRRLIGALGQFLSLAPGSISRVMPKLAASAHSALSLNGNLSDVWLILGWASSYAYDWPQTERACRQAIAITPLDPSPYILLALTYLQSGQIVSALQIAEEAINLDPYSPMVANVYALTLNAARRFKEAAKVARDALEAEPGFVKLRLTYGEAKLNMGQIDSAIEEFTAASHIMTEDATACGLLGLAYGLSGEISEAGRLLSRVKQSPNLRGQAVHAEAMIHLGLGARDEAISALELAVTRRGTPGLFLANAVFDPIRHDSRFSKIQHQMELAH from the coding sequence GTGGAAAAGGATACGAGTGCGACTTCGATCATCTGCGTATCATCTCGTGACGCTGCGCCAAATGCGGGCACGGCAGACACAGAATTGGCAAGCCCGACACAGGGCCAGATACGCAAGGCGCTGGATCAGCTCTGCAACGGCAATACGTTCGCAACGGCAAAGCGCTCCCGACAGCTGCTGCAGTATCTTGTCGAGGAGGCGCTTGCAGGTCGTGCGAGCGCCATTGGCGAACATGCGATCGCCCAGGACGTATTCGGCAAGGATGAGCATTTCGATCCAAGGATCGATACCTGTGTGCGGACAGAAGCCTGGCGTCTTCGCAACAGATTGCAAAGCTATTACGAAAATGAGGGGCGCTTCGATGCCGTGAGGGTGGCCTTCATGCCCCGCTCCCTCGTGCCGATCTTCTCCGCGCAGCCGTCCTTGCCCGCCGCAGATATCAAGGATTTTCCGCGCCGGATTGCCATTCATCTGGACTGCGAACCCAATGCTGGAGAGAATGAGCAGCGCCTGGCGCGACAGCTACCCGAAGAGATTGCCAGCAGCTTTTTCAAGCTTTCCTCGATAATCCCGGTTCTTCCTGGCGGAACGAGTAGATCAGAGCTGGAGTTACGGTGTGCCATTCGCTCCGATGCGCAATGGATCAGGATCGTGACGACAATGGTCGACCTGGATGGCTTGGTTCAGGGAAGCAAAACCTTTTCTTTCCCACGCAATTCCGAGAGCCCCTCTCCCACCTTGATAGCCAATGCCATCGGCGAAATGGTCTCAGATTCGCTGTCACGCAATGTCGCGGGTCAGGCCTCGGACATACCAGGCGATTCTGAAGAGAGCCGGTTTCTCGATCAGCTTCTGCGCGGCTCCCACATCAATCGGCGTGAGCGGTTGATCGAGCTACGCGCCGCCGTCTTGCGCTACGAACAAATCATCGCGGACGACCCCTTGGATCAATTGTCCCACCGCAGGCTTATTGGAGCTTTAGGACAGTTTTTATCGCTTGCGCCAGGCTCGATATCCAGGGTGATGCCCAAGCTGGCCGCCTCTGCCCACAGCGCTTTGTCGCTGAATGGCAACCTCAGCGACGTCTGGCTGATTTTGGGTTGGGCTTCGAGCTACGCCTATGACTGGCCACAGACCGAACGCGCATGCCGCCAGGCCATTGCCATCACCCCGCTCGACCCTTCGCCCTACATATTGCTTGCATTGACCTATCTGCAAAGCGGACAGATCGTTTCTGCGCTGCAAATAGCGGAAGAAGCGATCAATCTCGATCCTTACTCTCCCATGGTCGCCAATGTCTATGCGCTGACCCTGAATGCCGCCCGCCGCTTCAAGGAAGCGGCGAAAGTCGCACGCGACGCGCTTGAGGCCGAACCCGGTTTTGTTAAGTTACGACTTACCTATGGAGAGGCCAAGCTCAATATGGGTCAGATTGATAGCGCTATTGAAGAGTTTACCGCTGCCTCACACATCATGACCGAAGATGCCACTGCCTGTGGGCTGCTAGGACTAGCCTATGGGCTTTCAGGCGAAATATCAGAGGCTGGTCGTCTTCTTTCCAGGGTGAAGCAATCGCCAAACCTGCGAGGCCAGGCTGTGCATGCGGAGGCGATGATCCATCTCGGGCTCGGCGCTCGCGATGAAGCCATTAGCGCCTTGGAGCTGGCGGTGACACGAAGAGGCACGCCAGGGCTGTTTCTGGCAAATGCTGTCTTCGATCCCATTCGTCATGACAGCCGCTTTTCCAAAATTCAGCACCAGATGGAGCTGGCACATTAG
- a CDS encoding acyl-CoA dehydrogenase family protein — protein MPGLPPMSGLPPMPPAVPAAPVESKWLTDKGRDIRDKAKALIPLIREQAREGEKIGALTPEVLKALSDIGIYKMAMPAEWGGYALGARDLVEIIATLGEADGSAGWAGFVAVGVKNLLALDGEVVGEVLEDTRGWAGPTVVGASVFATKVGEGRKVEGGWMVKGRWAFGSGCKHAKWAMLGIEYDPKVAGGTGRGVVVVDRSKYEILDDWHVMGLSGSASNSLAIKEEVFVPDRRFLDLSQYPLRFQQLHTRYQGFGYQQRGLANLVTVSLCDMSIALGMARGALSCFAEQAKKRPPFSLPYPTISDMASAQVAAGKALAMIKVAQAAIESYADQVDARTAEGQDFTHDEDSEISLTLAYVASLCEDAINLLQKTLGSSTMSLNNPIQRFVRDVRVLASHGAVPERANLEAKGS, from the coding sequence ATGCCCGGTTTGCCGCCCATGTCTGGCCTTCCCCCCATGCCGCCCGCAGTGCCTGCGGCTCCTGTCGAGTCGAAATGGCTGACCGATAAGGGTCGTGATATCCGCGATAAGGCCAAGGCGCTTATTCCCCTTATTCGGGAGCAGGCTCGCGAAGGCGAGAAGATTGGCGCCTTGACGCCGGAGGTTCTGAAGGCACTCAGCGATATCGGTATCTACAAGATGGCGATGCCCGCTGAATGGGGCGGCTATGCCCTTGGTGCGCGGGATCTGGTCGAGATTATCGCCACGCTGGGCGAGGCGGATGGATCGGCTGGATGGGCTGGCTTCGTCGCCGTTGGGGTGAAGAACCTGCTGGCTCTTGATGGCGAGGTTGTTGGAGAAGTTCTTGAAGATACCCGGGGTTGGGCTGGCCCTACCGTTGTCGGCGCGTCCGTTTTTGCGACAAAAGTCGGAGAAGGTCGCAAAGTCGAAGGCGGCTGGATGGTCAAGGGCCGCTGGGCTTTCGGTAGCGGATGCAAGCACGCCAAATGGGCGATGCTGGGCATAGAATACGATCCGAAGGTTGCTGGTGGCACAGGGCGCGGCGTTGTTGTCGTTGACCGTTCGAAATATGAGATCCTGGATGACTGGCACGTCATGGGCTTGTCTGGCAGCGCCAGCAACAGCCTTGCCATCAAGGAAGAAGTCTTTGTGCCCGATCGTCGGTTTCTTGACCTGAGCCAATACCCTCTGCGTTTCCAGCAATTGCATACGCGATACCAGGGCTTTGGATATCAGCAGCGTGGGCTTGCCAATCTGGTTACCGTGTCCTTGTGTGATATGTCGATTGCGCTCGGTATGGCGCGTGGGGCACTTTCGTGTTTCGCAGAGCAAGCTAAGAAGCGTCCGCCTTTTTCACTTCCGTATCCGACAATCTCTGACATGGCGTCGGCGCAAGTTGCTGCCGGCAAGGCGCTTGCCATGATCAAGGTCGCCCAGGCCGCTATCGAGAGCTATGCAGACCAGGTCGATGCCAGGACAGCGGAGGGGCAAGACTTTACGCATGACGAGGACTCGGAGATCAGCTTGACCCTCGCTTACGTTGCGAGCCTTTGCGAAGACGCCATTAACCTGCTGCAGAAGACGCTGGGGTCATCGACGATGTCGCTCAACAACCCTATCCAGCGCTTTGTCCGCGACGTTCGTGTACTGGCATCGCACGGTGCCGTGCCGGAACGCGCTAATCTGGAAGCGAAGGGGTCGTAA
- a CDS encoding SulP family inorganic anion transporter, which translates to MSLSSNSLHQARTEWFGNIKGDALAGVVVALALIPEAIAFSIIAGVDPKVGLYASFSISVLIAFVGGRPGMISAATAATAVLMITLAKTHGVEYLLAATILAGVIQIIAGLLKLGRLMRFVSKSVMTGFVNALAILIFMAQLPELIHVPALTYVLVAAGLAIIYLFPYVTKAIPSPLVCIVILTAISIYFGLDIRTVGDMGELPSTLPVLLLPNIPLNIETFLIILPYSAAVAVVGLLETLMTAAIVDELTDTPSNKNRECIGQGVANTITGFLGGMAGCAMIGQSMINVKSGGRGRLSSLCAGVFLLFMILVLGQWVRQIPMAALVAIMIMVSIGTFSWSSIRNIKDHPRSSSFVMVATVIGVVATHNLAVGVLVGVLLSAVFFAWKIAQIFQITSILSPDGKTRTYKVEGQIFFASVEDFNQAFEFKEALENVIIDVSRAHIWDISSVAALDMIVLKFRREGAEVSILGLNRASETIVDKLAIHDKPGAMERLMGH; encoded by the coding sequence ATGTCATTGTCTAGCAATAGTTTACATCAGGCTCGAACAGAGTGGTTCGGCAATATCAAAGGCGATGCGCTGGCTGGCGTCGTTGTGGCCCTGGCGCTTATTCCAGAAGCCATCGCCTTTTCCATCATCGCTGGCGTCGACCCCAAGGTTGGCCTTTATGCATCCTTCTCCATTTCGGTGCTGATCGCATTTGTGGGTGGCAGGCCCGGGATGATCTCTGCCGCGACCGCCGCCACCGCTGTGTTGATGATCACGCTGGCCAAAACACACGGCGTCGAATATCTGCTGGCCGCCACCATATTGGCCGGCGTCATCCAGATTATTGCCGGTCTGCTGAAACTCGGTCGCCTGATGCGTTTCGTGTCGAAGTCCGTCATGACGGGCTTTGTCAATGCATTGGCAATATTGATCTTTATGGCCCAGCTGCCGGAGCTGATCCATGTCCCCGCTCTAACCTATGTCCTGGTGGCGGCGGGCTTGGCAATCATATATCTATTTCCTTATGTGACGAAGGCCATTCCGTCGCCTCTCGTCTGTATTGTGATATTGACGGCGATTTCGATCTATTTCGGGTTAGACATCCGAACTGTCGGCGACATGGGCGAGTTGCCCTCGACATTGCCGGTCCTGCTCCTTCCCAATATCCCTCTGAATATTGAAACGTTTCTGATCATTCTGCCCTATTCCGCCGCAGTCGCCGTTGTTGGCCTGCTCGAAACGCTGATGACCGCTGCGATTGTCGATGAATTAACGGATACGCCAAGCAACAAGAACCGCGAATGCATCGGCCAGGGCGTTGCCAATACGATAACCGGTTTCTTGGGGGGCATGGCAGGCTGCGCGATGATCGGTCAGTCGATGATCAATGTAAAATCCGGTGGGCGCGGCAGATTGTCGAGTTTGTGCGCCGGTGTTTTCCTGCTGTTCATGATTCTCGTGCTTGGGCAATGGGTGCGTCAAATTCCCATGGCCGCCCTTGTGGCGATCATGATCATGGTGTCCATCGGCACCTTTTCCTGGTCATCGATCCGCAATATCAAGGATCACCCGCGCTCGTCCTCCTTCGTGATGGTCGCGACGGTGATTGGCGTCGTCGCCACTCATAATCTGGCTGTCGGTGTCCTGGTTGGCGTGCTGTTATCGGCGGTCTTCTTCGCCTGGAAAATCGCCCAGATATTCCAGATAACCTCGATCCTCTCACCGGATGGCAAAACGCGCACTTATAAGGTCGAAGGTCAAATCTTCTTCGCCTCCGTCGAGGATTTCAACCAGGCATTCGAATTCAAGGAAGCCTTGGAGAACGTCATCATCGACGTATCCCGCGCCCATATATGGGACATATCCAGTGTCGCGGCACTGGATATGATCGTGCTGAAATTCCGCAGAGAGGGAGCCGAGGTGTCTATCCTCGGACTGAACCGGGCAAGCGAGACAATCGTTGACAAGCTCGCAATTCACGACAAGCCCGGCGCCATGGAACGCCTTATGGGGCATTGA
- a CDS encoding universal stress protein — MIKIIGLIDGSIYAQSVCDHIAWIAGRSEVSVDILHVIGRRDLSTAPVNLSGNIGLGARTALLEELAELDAQKARTAQHRGRLLLEEAKARLQAMGIDSVNTMLRNGDLAETLQELEESADLIVIGKRGEGADFAQLHLGSNLERVVRSSHRMIAIASRAFKPIHKVLIAYDGGAMAMKAIDYISGNLMFAGLSIKLVTVGDDTPEARQALAEGKLRFTDVGVPGETAIVAGQPDKAISEIVEREEYDLLMMGAYSHSRLRALFLGSTTTEMIRACKVPVLIFR; from the coding sequence ATGATCAAGATCATAGGACTGATAGACGGTTCGATATATGCCCAGAGCGTCTGCGACCATATCGCATGGATTGCCGGCCGATCCGAGGTGTCCGTGGACATTCTACATGTGATTGGGCGTCGCGACCTTTCCACGGCGCCGGTCAATCTCAGCGGCAATATCGGCTTGGGCGCTCGAACGGCGCTTCTGGAGGAACTGGCGGAACTGGACGCGCAAAAAGCAAGAACGGCCCAACACCGTGGACGGCTTTTGCTGGAAGAGGCAAAGGCGCGCCTTCAAGCCATGGGCATCGATAGCGTCAACACCATGCTGCGCAATGGCGATCTGGCTGAAACCCTGCAAGAGCTGGAGGAAAGCGCCGACCTTATCGTGATCGGCAAGCGTGGTGAAGGCGCTGATTTTGCGCAATTGCACCTTGGCTCAAACCTCGAACGGGTGGTTCGCTCCAGTCACAGGATGATCGCCATCGCATCACGTGCCTTCAAGCCGATCCACAAAGTGCTGATCGCTTATGACGGTGGCGCGATGGCGATGAAGGCGATTGACTATATATCAGGAAATCTGATGTTTGCCGGGCTCTCTATCAAACTGGTGACGGTGGGGGATGATACGCCGGAAGCCCGTCAAGCCCTTGCTGAAGGTAAGCTTAGGTTTACGGATGTGGGCGTGCCGGGTGAGACCGCCATCGTTGCGGGGCAGCCGGATAAGGCGATTTCGGAAATTGTCGAGCGTGAGGAATACGACCTACTCATGATGGGCGCCTATAGCCATTCCAGGCTGCGCGCACTTTTCCTTGGGTCAACGACAACGGAAATGATCCGGGCCTGCAAAGTGCCTGTGTTGATTTTCCGCTGA